The Leucobacter chromiiresistens genome has a window encoding:
- a CDS encoding C45 family autoproteolytic acyltransferase/hydolase codes for MEIITATLTGACPRERGEELGTRFGAEIREAVDGYLGFFAVRGLAEPRVREIAESCFAALRAWAPNLADELEATALAAEVPLWRLAALNARTEVLAVVEPDAEGECSTAVFAPAGWAPPESIQTWDWHEHLCRAGLVVSYAPDAPRREAAAGGVVAAGGAVAAGDTAAAGGAAPAAQPPTGRPRASAGVGRVAMFTELGVLGKIGVNDAGLAVHFNILHHASDRGVGGVPVHAIARRVLDEATTVDEAEAIIRSARASASTVITVLARGEAEHRAACFEISSERVAAVRPDAEGWLVHTNNFLAPEQLPGEATRDASTTYTRLEHVSAQRPRMAGLSIEQRAREMAGEAGALAPICFRPDPSEPLHEQWSTLLTVGFDLVAGELEYYPGSPVALAEHGARRFG; via the coding sequence ATGGAGATCATCACCGCCACCCTCACCGGGGCGTGCCCGCGCGAGCGCGGCGAGGAGCTCGGCACGCGCTTCGGCGCCGAGATCCGCGAGGCCGTCGACGGGTACCTCGGGTTCTTCGCCGTGCGCGGGCTCGCCGAGCCCCGGGTGCGCGAGATCGCGGAGAGCTGCTTCGCCGCGCTCCGGGCCTGGGCGCCGAACCTCGCCGACGAGCTCGAGGCGACGGCGCTCGCCGCCGAGGTGCCGCTCTGGCGGCTCGCAGCCCTGAACGCGCGCACGGAGGTGCTGGCCGTCGTCGAGCCCGATGCGGAGGGGGAGTGCTCGACCGCAGTCTTCGCGCCGGCCGGGTGGGCGCCGCCCGAGAGCATCCAGACGTGGGACTGGCACGAGCACCTGTGCCGGGCCGGTCTCGTCGTCTCGTACGCGCCGGATGCGCCGCGGCGCGAGGCGGCAGCCGGGGGAGTTGTAGCAGCCGGTGGCGCCGTTGCAGCCGGTGACACCGCCGCAGCCGGGGGCGCTGCGCCCGCAGCCCAGCCGCCGACCGGCCGGCCGCGCGCCTCGGCCGGGGTGGGCCGGGTCGCGATGTTCACCGAGCTCGGCGTGCTCGGCAAGATCGGGGTGAACGACGCCGGCCTGGCCGTGCACTTCAACATCCTGCATCACGCGTCCGACCGCGGCGTCGGGGGCGTGCCGGTGCACGCGATCGCGCGCCGCGTGCTCGACGAGGCGACGACGGTCGACGAGGCGGAGGCGATCATCCGTTCGGCTCGGGCGAGCGCCTCGACCGTCATCACGGTGCTCGCGCGCGGCGAGGCCGAGCATCGCGCCGCCTGCTTCGAGATCTCCTCGGAGCGCGTCGCGGCGGTGCGCCCCGACGCGGAGGGGTGGCTCGTGCACACGAACAACTTCCTGGCGCCCGAGCAGCTGCCCGGCGAGGCGACGCGCGACGCGTCGACGACGTACACCCGGCTCGAGCACGTGAGCGCGCAGCGCCCCCGCATGGCGGGCCTCTCGATCGAGCAGCGGGCGCGCGAGATGGCGGGCGAGGCCGGCGCGCTCGCCCCGATCTGCTTCCGCCCCGATCCCTCGGAGCCGCTGCACGAGCAGTGGTCGACGCTGCTCACGGTCGGCTTCGACCTGGTCGCGGGCGAGCTGGAGTACTACCCGGGGTCGCCCGTCGCCCTGGCCGAGCACGGCGCGCGCCGGTTCGGCTGA